Proteins from a genomic interval of Longimicrobium sp.:
- a CDS encoding HAD hydrolase-like protein, translated as MAAVFVPDPRIQAVLFDLDNTLCSTDHLNQVRLRGTREQLRPHLPRLCAYPGLDAVLAELSRKLPLGVVSRAHSWYTEDVLTQIFPNVHWATVVSYDDVVNQKPHPEGLLLAAERMGLADRTAVAYLGDTKGDVEAAYHASMRPVQCTWEAGPQKSYFAQQIIPDAILDRPEHILAYVSDPVQFLPLLEARLAKRDAPAGTRRVVTQLLGQGGPFVIYVLGRYFADAGPTLHLHGRHDLSRWIDRKNEPGQFQQPRFVQAVAEAIDAIARELRIGTVTVIPAKPGSHPRMEEMLAAVQQLMGPGNSGLRYAPDLLAFSADAQRIKHFTRAQRVAELERSLQLVKTAPGERILVVDDVLTAGGTFKTARGRLLEHGAAYVAGLALTKTVSGASFEADPTFRVCPLCGREVKLIRRRDGGRFRGCVGYWGEPKCYYTENA; from the coding sequence ATGGCCGCCGTCTTCGTTCCGGACCCTCGAATCCAGGCCGTCCTCTTCGATCTGGACAACACCCTCTGCTCGACGGACCACCTGAACCAGGTCCGTCTGCGCGGCACGCGGGAGCAGCTGCGACCGCACCTGCCGAGGCTCTGCGCCTATCCCGGGCTCGACGCCGTGCTCGCCGAGCTCAGCCGCAAGCTGCCGCTCGGGGTGGTCAGCCGCGCACACAGCTGGTACACGGAGGACGTCCTCACGCAGATCTTCCCGAACGTACACTGGGCCACCGTCGTCTCGTACGACGACGTCGTGAACCAGAAGCCGCACCCGGAGGGGCTCCTGCTCGCGGCCGAGCGGATGGGGCTCGCCGACCGTACGGCCGTGGCGTACCTGGGGGACACCAAGGGAGACGTGGAGGCCGCCTACCACGCTTCGATGCGGCCGGTCCAGTGCACGTGGGAGGCGGGACCGCAGAAGAGCTACTTCGCGCAGCAGATCATCCCGGACGCGATCCTGGACCGCCCCGAGCACATCCTGGCGTACGTGAGCGACCCGGTGCAGTTCCTGCCGCTGCTGGAGGCGCGGCTGGCGAAGCGGGACGCCCCCGCGGGTACCCGCCGGGTCGTGACGCAGCTCCTGGGGCAGGGCGGTCCGTTCGTCATCTACGTCCTGGGCCGGTACTTCGCGGACGCAGGACCGACGCTCCACCTGCACGGGCGGCACGACCTCTCCCGCTGGATCGACCGGAAGAACGAGCCCGGACAGTTCCAGCAGCCGCGGTTCGTGCAGGCGGTTGCGGAGGCGATCGACGCGATCGCCCGGGAACTGCGGATCGGCACCGTCACCGTCATCCCTGCGAAGCCCGGCAGCCATCCCCGGATGGAGGAGATGCTCGCGGCGGTGCAGCAGCTGATGGGCCCGGGCAACTCGGGCCTGCGCTACGCCCCCGACCTCCTGGCGTTCTCCGCCGACGCGCAACGGATCAAGCACTTCACGCGGGCGCAGCGGGTCGCGGAACTCGAGCGGTCCCTGCAGCTGGTGAAGACGGCGCCGGGCGAGCGCATCCTGGTGGTGGACGACGTGCTGACTGCCGGCGGGACCTTCAAGACGGCGCGAGGCCGGCTGCTGGAGCACGGCGCTGCGTACGTCGCGGGGCTCGCCCTCACCAAGACGGTCTCCGGGGCCTCGTTCGAGGCCGACCCGACGTTCCGGGTGTGCCCTCTCTGCGGGCGGGAGGTTAAACTGATCCGGAGGAGGGACGGGGGGCGCTTCCGCGGGTGCGTGGGATACTGGGGCGAGCCCAAGTGCTACTATACTGAGAATGCCTGA
- a CDS encoding DNA-processing protein DprA, which produces METTSRATEKLLILSGLPGVGPIALGSVLRIPQFAERDFEEIGRFTPAIAKGLAQPGGLASAEDRARKNLRAAEEDGAVVLSPADEEYPALLAETHDRPAFLYVKGDLAPTHRRSVGVIGTREPTEHGRIIARRMTTYFAEAGWSIVSGLALGIDGVAHEAALDAGGHTVAVLAHGLDTITPKRHTKLAERILSSGGAWVTEYPYGTAPYGPNYVKRDRIQAGLSQAIILIQTDVQGGSLHATRAALEYGRIVAYPVPTRVDVDRGEPKIQGVLKLHHGPRREVADFLRCRLDALDGLRPVESKEDYPSLERMIAQWESSRRSRSTDLFEQAV; this is translated from the coding sequence ATGGAGACCACGAGTCGGGCAACCGAGAAGCTGCTGATCCTGAGCGGGCTCCCGGGCGTCGGGCCGATCGCCCTGGGATCGGTGCTGAGGATCCCGCAGTTCGCCGAGCGAGATTTCGAGGAGATCGGACGGTTCACCCCGGCGATCGCCAAGGGCCTCGCACAGCCTGGCGGGCTGGCGTCCGCCGAAGACCGTGCCAGGAAGAACCTGCGGGCGGCCGAGGAGGATGGAGCCGTGGTCCTCTCCCCGGCGGACGAAGAGTACCCGGCTCTTCTCGCGGAGACGCACGACCGGCCGGCGTTCCTCTACGTGAAGGGCGACCTGGCACCTACGCACCGGCGGTCGGTCGGCGTGATCGGGACGCGCGAGCCGACGGAGCACGGGCGGATCATCGCCCGGCGGATGACCACCTACTTCGCCGAGGCGGGATGGAGCATCGTCAGCGGGCTTGCTTTGGGGATCGACGGGGTTGCCCACGAAGCGGCGCTCGACGCCGGCGGCCACACGGTCGCCGTGCTGGCACACGGGCTGGACACGATCACTCCGAAGCGGCACACGAAGTTGGCCGAGCGCATCCTGTCCTCCGGCGGAGCGTGGGTGACCGAATACCCTTACGGCACTGCGCCGTACGGTCCCAACTACGTGAAGCGGGACCGTATCCAGGCGGGGCTGAGCCAGGCAATTATCCTGATTCAGACCGACGTCCAGGGCGGAAGCCTCCACGCCACACGCGCGGCACTGGAATACGGCCGCATCGTGGCCTACCCGGTTCCCACCCGGGTGGATGTCGATAGAGGGGAGCCGAAGATCCAGGGCGTGCTCAAGCTGCACCACGGACCACGCCGCGAGGTCGCTGATTTCCTCCGGTGCCGGCTTGATGCGCTGGACGGCTTACGCCCCGTCGAGTCGAAGGAGGATTATCCTTCGCTGGAGCGCATGATCGCGCAATGGGAATCATCTCGCCGGTCACGTTCGACGGATTTGTTCGAGCAAGCTGTTTGA